One genomic region from Microcystis panniformis FACHB-1757 encodes:
- a CDS encoding type II toxin-antitoxin system death-on-curing family toxin produces the protein MSEIIWISEQAARAIHHQQLALFGGAEGILDLGKLSSALARPRHLHTYNPDVSLYQLAAAYCWGLAKNHPFVDGNKRTAFVVMATFLQVNSIELIAPEAEVVATMLAVAAGEMSEEELGAWLQGIN, from the coding sequence GTGAGCGAAATCATCTGGATTAGTGAACAAGCAGCCAGAGCAATTCACCACCAGCAACTCGCTCTCTTTGGCGGAGCCGAAGGCATCCTCGACCTAGGAAAACTCTCCAGCGCCCTCGCCAGACCTCGCCATCTCCACACTTACAACCCCGATGTCAGCCTGTACCAATTAGCCGCCGCTTATTGCTGGGGACTGGCAAAAAATCACCCCTTTGTGGACGGCAACAAGCGCACCGCTTTCGTCGTCATGGCGACTTTTCTCCAAGTTAATAGCATTGAGTTAATCGCTCCAGAAGCCGAGGTGGTGGCAACTATGCTGGCGGTGGCGGCTGGCGAGATGTCCGAAGAAGAACTTGGTGCTTGGCTTCAAGGCATAAATTGA
- a CDS encoding AbrB/MazE/SpoVT family DNA-binding domain-containing protein — protein MKLKICKIGNSLGASFPKEVLDKLQVGEGDTIYVTETPDGVQLTTYDPEFEQIMKAASQVTRRYRNALRELAK, from the coding sequence ATGAAGCTCAAAATCTGCAAAATCGGCAACTCATTAGGAGCCTCTTTCCCCAAAGAAGTTCTCGACAAACTCCAGGTGGGAGAAGGAGATACGATATACGTCACCGAAACGCCAGACGGGGTACAGTTAACCACCTACGACCCAGAATTCGAGCAAATTATGAAAGCAGCTTCTCAAGTTACCCGCCGCTATCGCAACGCCCTGCGGGAATTGGCCAAGTGA
- a CDS encoding toxin-antitoxin system TumE family protein — translation MNRGKYSYHYINQKGDLIFRYDNAPHHQKLNFPSFPHHKHDRHEDNIVSSKAPFLEEVFQEIEDINNELSL, via the coding sequence ATAAACCGAGGCAAATATTCTTACCACTATATCAATCAAAAAGGTGATTTAATTTTCCGTTATGATAATGCTCCTCATCATCAAAAACTTAATTTTCCTTCATTTCCTCATCATAAGCATGATCGACATGAAGATAATATAGTAAGCTCAAAAGCTCCTTTTTTAGAAGAAGTTTTTCAAGAAATTGAGGATATTAACAATGAATTATCACTATAG
- a CDS encoding type II toxin-antitoxin system HicB family antitoxin: MNYHYSIFIQWSEEDNKFIAHLPEFVPYAHTHGETYHAALQNALEVLYILIEDYTARDKSLPPLQAISA, from the coding sequence ATGAATTATCACTATAGTATTTTTATTCAATGGTCAGAAGAAGACAACAAATTTATCGCCCATCTCCCTGAATTTGTCCCTTATGCTCATACCCATGGTGAAACCTACCATGCAGCCCTACAAAATGCCCTTGAAGTTCTATATATACTTATCGAAGACTACACTGCACGAGACAAATCTCTCCCACCTCTCCAGGCTATTTCCGCATAG
- a CDS encoding type II toxin-antitoxin system Phd/YefM family antitoxin — MYQVTVDYAKANLEELCDRTEKEPDGVVIVRENRSYILITQEEWESLAETSELMQDSKLLQHIASARREYAAGETLIMEQVFG; from the coding sequence ATGTATCAAGTCACCGTTGATTACGCCAAAGCCAACCTAGAAGAACTCTGTGATCGCACTGAAAAAGAACCCGATGGAGTAGTGATCGTTCGTGAAAATCGCAGTTATATTCTCATTACTCAAGAAGAATGGGAATCCTTAGCTGAAACCTCCGAACTCATGCAAGATTCCAAACTATTACAACATATTGCATCAGCACGACGAGAATATGCCGCAGGAGAAACCCTGATAATGGAACAAGTATTTGGATGA
- a CDS encoding type II toxin-antitoxin system HicB family antitoxin produces the protein MFIQWSQQYNKFIAHLPEFGPYAHTQGETYNAALQNALEVLDLLIEDYTARDKSLPIFQAISP, from the coding sequence ATTTTTATTCAATGGTCACAACAATACAACAAATTTATCGCCCATCTCCCTGAATTTGGCCCCTATGCTCATACCCAGGGTGAAACCTACAATGCAGCCCTACAAAATGCCCTTGAAGTCCTAGATCTACTTATCGAAGACTACACTGCACGAGACAAATCTCTCCCAATTTTTCAGGCTATTTCCCCATAG
- a CDS encoding type II toxin-antitoxin system HicB family antitoxin → MAELSSKITAIIYSGEQQEYVAECAEISVVTQGNTLDEVVNNLKEAVLLYLEGEEPSEFGLVAKPSLQITVELQPEYA, encoded by the coding sequence ATGGCTGAATTAAGTTCAAAAATTACGGCAATTATTTATTCTGGTGAACAACAAGAATATGTAGCCGAATGCGCGGAAATTTCGGTTGTGACCCAGGGAAATACCTTAGATGAGGTGGTTAATAATCTCAAAGAAGCTGTCTTATTATATTTAGAAGGAGAAGAGCCTAGTGAGTTTGGTCTAGTTGCCAAACCTTCTCTACAGATTACGGTTGAGTTACAGCCTGAATATGCCTAA
- a CDS encoding type II toxin-antitoxin system HicA family toxin → MPKLKQLSGKDVIKILARFGFTIHSQRGSHIKLLCI, encoded by the coding sequence ATGCCTAAACTGAAACAACTATCAGGCAAAGACGTGATCAAAATTCTCGCTCGATTTGGCTTTACTATTCACAGTCAACGAGGAAGTCACATTAAATTGCTTTGCATTTAG
- a CDS encoding proline--tRNA ligase, whose translation MRLSQQLFVTLREDPAEAEIPSHKCLVRAGYIRRIGSGIYAYLPLMWRVLQKVSQIVREEMNKAGAQECLLPQLQPAELWQESGRWDTYTKAEGIMFALTDRQNRELGLGPTHEEVITAVARDLIRSYRQLPVNLYQIQTKFRDEIRPRFGLMRGREFIMKDAYSFNLDEECLKKTYQAMDIAYRNIFRRCGLAFRAVEADSGAIGGSASQEFMVLADAGEDEVLFTADEKYAANVEKAVSLPADKVASPFKKLAKKETPNTNTIESLAKFLDCSATAIVKNVLYEVVYDSGITVLVLLHIRGDQEVNEVKLQNELVRQASRYNAKTILALKIPDAAAQQQWATKPLPLGYIAPDLEDNLLKKASDIAPQFLRIADNTVTDLENFITGANETGFHVVGANWGQDFILPELIVDLRKARVGDRAIHDPNQTLQSARGIEVGHIFQLGYKYSQAMNAFYTNEAGESTPICMGCYGIGVSRLAQAAVEQSYDKDGIIWPVAIAPYQAIVVIPNLADAEQVKTAESLYNELNQAGIETLLDDRNERAGVKFKDADLIGIPYRIVTGKSLKSGKVELVERASKKASEVAINEVVSYLKTAISKVNASD comes from the coding sequence ATGCGACTCTCTCAACAGCTTTTTGTCACCCTCCGGGAAGATCCGGCCGAGGCGGAAATCCCCAGTCATAAATGCTTGGTGCGTGCCGGTTACATTCGTCGCATTGGCAGCGGCATTTACGCCTATTTACCCCTGATGTGGCGGGTTTTACAGAAAGTCTCCCAGATAGTCCGGGAAGAAATGAACAAAGCCGGCGCCCAAGAATGTTTACTTCCCCAACTGCAACCGGCGGAACTCTGGCAAGAATCAGGCCGTTGGGACACCTACACAAAAGCAGAAGGGATTATGTTTGCCCTGACGGACCGGCAAAACCGGGAGTTAGGATTAGGACCGACTCATGAAGAAGTAATTACTGCCGTCGCTCGTGATTTAATTCGTTCCTATCGACAATTACCAGTTAATTTATATCAAATTCAAACTAAATTTCGCGATGAAATTCGCCCTCGTTTTGGTTTAATGCGGGGACGAGAATTTATTATGAAAGATGCCTATTCTTTCAATCTCGACGAGGAATGTTTAAAGAAAACCTATCAAGCGATGGATATAGCTTACCGCAATATTTTCCGCCGTTGTGGGTTAGCTTTTCGGGCAGTAGAAGCCGATTCTGGAGCGATTGGCGGTTCCGCATCCCAAGAATTTATGGTCTTAGCTGATGCTGGAGAAGATGAGGTTTTATTTACCGCCGATGAAAAGTATGCGGCTAATGTGGAAAAAGCCGTTTCTTTGCCGGCAGATAAAGTGGCTTCTCCCTTTAAAAAGTTGGCTAAAAAAGAGACTCCTAACACCAACACGATCGAAAGTTTAGCTAAATTTCTCGATTGTTCTGCCACCGCTATCGTCAAAAATGTTCTCTACGAAGTGGTGTATGATAGCGGCATAACTGTTTTAGTTTTACTGCATATTCGCGGTGATCAAGAGGTTAACGAAGTTAAACTACAAAATGAATTAGTTAGACAGGCGAGCCGTTACAATGCTAAAACAATTTTGGCTTTAAAAATACCCGATGCTGCCGCTCAACAGCAATGGGCAACTAAACCTTTACCTTTAGGTTATATTGCTCCTGACTTAGAAGATAATTTGCTCAAAAAAGCCAGCGATATCGCTCCTCAGTTTTTACGCATAGCAGACAACACGGTGACAGACTTAGAAAACTTTATCACCGGTGCTAATGAAACTGGGTTTCATGTAGTGGGAGCTAATTGGGGTCAAGATTTTATCTTACCGGAATTAATCGTCGATCTACGCAAAGCCCGGGTAGGTGATCGAGCTATTCATGATCCTAATCAAACCTTGCAAAGTGCCAGAGGAATTGAAGTCGGTCATATCTTCCAATTGGGCTATAAATATTCTCAAGCTATGAATGCTTTTTATACTAATGAAGCGGGAGAATCTACCCCCATTTGTATGGGTTGTTATGGGATTGGAGTATCGCGTTTAGCCCAGGCAGCCGTAGAACAATCCTACGATAAAGATGGTATTATTTGGCCCGTAGCTATTGCCCCCTATCAAGCGATTGTGGTTATTCCTAATTTAGCCGATGCCGAGCAGGTAAAAACCGCCGAAAGTTTATACAATGAGTTAAATCAAGCCGGCATTGAAACCCTTTTAGATGACCGGAATGAACGTGCGGGAGTTAAGTTCAAAGATGCGGATTTAATTGGGATTCCCTATCGCATTGTCACGGGTAAATCTCTCAAATCGGGTAAGGTGGAATTAGTCGAAAGAGCCAGTAAAAAAGCGTCAGAAGTAGCAATTAATGAGGTGGTTTCCTATTTAAAAACTGCTATTTCAAAGGTAAATGCTTCTGATTAA